Proteins from one Panicum virgatum strain AP13 chromosome 7K, P.virgatum_v5, whole genome shotgun sequence genomic window:
- the LOC120641977 gene encoding crossover junction endonuclease EME1-like isoform X3: MASSQIPVVDIPDDEDDDGGLFSAGAFSSPPSSRKRSHGSAASTTSPGDFLDAFSPSPPRQKRPLLAARDPIVLDDSPSPPKRRTSSSSAPDLPVLVVDDDDDGLSAPDGIVTETPDSVLDRIAFSETPETAVPGSGSPGTVVAETPGFTSPRSVRPLAARGLSSAATAQKLSGVLSPISLDSDDESDDDTMQRGPLIDVSSNIANSDPMSGPGSTVFKGKVDSGQGTATCTRMPEQKRLTKEEKAKLMEERKQKRLEDKLHKQAMKDQLAKQKKKDNEIKEWESGKFALKCITAEIDSSVVGSGSIGETGCLLSSLAEQGLSYKVKENEMKGSILWSMKIPDDIAHALFSQNDDCNTNQASASEVPYISFVLQAEEFCARISNGSFFHHVQEVRNKYPGFTICYITNKLMNYISKCEQSRYKNNSITWKRPQVEEVLCNLATHYTNVHSRQCIDEAEVVEHLVGLTSNLAKCKFRKPLTWLSVHANGAIISKGFVDKNVAKKDTWLKALIAIPDIQPRYAMAIKKKYPCMRSLLNEYMDPNKTVLEKELLLSDLKWEDRLGEECKRLGNKCSRRVYRMLMAQNGDLDTDDPEAGGRA; the protein is encoded by the exons ATGGCGTCCTCCCAGATCCCCGTCGTCGACATCCCCGACGAcgaagacgacgacggcggcctcTTCTCCGCCGGCGCgttctcctcccctccctcctcccgcaagCGCTCCCacggctccgccgcctccaccacctccccggGGGACTTCCTCGACGCCTTCTCGCCGTCGCCTCCCCGCCAGAAGCGACCGCTGCTCGCGGCGCGGGACCCCATCGTCCTCGACGACTCCCCGTCCCCGCCGAAGCGGaggacctcctcctcctcggcccccGATCTGCCGGTCCTCGtggtggacgacgacgacgacggcctcTCGGCCCCCGATGGCATTGTTACTGAGACGCCCGATTCCGTTCTCGACCGTATCGCTTTCTCCGAGACACCGGAGACGGCTGTGCCCGGTTCTGGAAGCCCCGGCACTGTTGTCGCGGAGACCCCGGGCTTCACCTCCCCGCGCTCGGTCAGGCCACTTGCTGCCCGGGGCCTGTCGTCTGCTGCGACGGCACAAAAGTTATCTG GAGTTTTGTCTCCGATATCTCTGGACAGTGATGATGAGTCAGATGACGACACCATGCAGAGGGGGCCTTTGATCGATGTGTCAAGCAATATAGCAAATTCTGATCCTATGAGTGGACCTGGGTCAACAGTCTTTAAGGGCAAAGTGGATAGTGGGCAAGGCACAGCCACATGTACAAGGATGCCA GAACAGAAGAGACTGACCAAGGAGGAGAAAGCCAAACTGAtggaagaaagaaaacaaaaacgaCTG GAAGATAAACTTCACAAGCAAGCTATGAAAGATCAACTGGCTaagcagaagaagaaggacaacgaAATTAAGGAGTGGGAATCAGGGAAATTTGCTCTAAAATGTATTACTGCTGAGATAGACTCAAGTGTTGTTGGAAGTGGCTCGATTGGAG AAACAGGTTGTCTTCTTTCTAGTTTAGCAGAACAAGGGCTTTCTTATAAAGTTAAGGAGAATGAAATGAAGGGTTCAATTCTGTGGAGTATGAAGATTCCTGATGATATTGCTCATGCCCTTTTTAGTCAAAATGATGACTGCAACACG AACCAAGCTTCAGCATCAGAAGTGCCATATATTTCATTTGTGCTTCAAGCTGAGGAATTTTGTGCTCGTATAAGCAATGGATCATTTTTTCatcatgttcaggaagttcgtAATAAATATCCAGGATTCACCATTTGCTACATCACTAACAAATTGATGAACTATATCAGCAAATG TGAGCAAAGTCGGTACAAAAACAATTCAATTACTTGGAAACGTCCACAGGTGGAAGAG GTTTTATGCAACTTGGCAACACACTATACCAATGTCCACTCAAGGCAGTGCATAGATGAAGCTGAAGTTGTTGAACATCTTGTTGGCTTGACATCTAATCTTGCAAAGTGCAAATTCAG GAAACCACTGACATGGTTATCAGTGCATGCTAATGGTGCAATTATTTCTAAAGGTTTCGTTGATAAAAATGTGGCTAAGAAGGATACTTG GTTGAAAGCTTTAATAGCGATTCCTGACATCCAGCCAAGATATGCAATGGCAATCAAGAAGAAGTACCCTTGTATGAGATCCCTTCTGAACGAATACATGGATCCTAATAAAACT GTTTTGGAGAAGGAACTTCTGCTTAGCGACTTGAAGTGGGAAGATCGCCTCGGTGAAGAATGCAAGAGGTTGGGGAACAAATGCTCTAGAAGGGTGTACAGAATGCTCATGGCACAAAATGGAGACTTGGATACAGATGATCCCGAAGCTGGCGGTAGAGCTTAG
- the LOC120641977 gene encoding crossover junction endonuclease EME1-like isoform X2 produces the protein MASSQIPVVDIPDDEDDDGGLFSAGAFSSPPSSRKRSHGSAASTTSPGDFLDAFSPSPPRQKRPLLAARDPIVLDDSPSPPKRRTSSSSAPDLPVLVVDDDDDGLSAPDGIVTETPDSVLDRIAFSETPETAVPGSGSPGTVVAETPGFTSPRSVRPLAARGLSSAATAQKLSGVLSPISLDSDDESDDDTMQRGPLIDVSSNIANSDPMSGPGSTVFKGKVDSGQGTATCTRMPHQSSDITSFLCDGAQHIEVEKKQLEQKRLTKEEKAKLMEERKQKRLEDKLHKQAMKDQLAKQKKKDNEIKEWESGKFALKCITAEIDSSVVGSGSIGGCLLSSLAEQGLSYKVKENEMKGSILWSMKIPDDIAHALFSQNDDCNTNQASASEVPYISFVLQAEEFCARISNGSFFHHVQEVRNKYPGFTICYITNKLMNYISKCEQSRYKNNSITWKRPQVEEVLCNLATHYTNVHSRQCIDEAEVVEHLVGLTSNLAKCKFRKPLTWLSVHANGAIISKGFVDKNVAKKDTWLKALIAIPDIQPRYAMAIKKKYPCMRSLLNEYMDPNKTVLEKELLLSDLKWEDRLGEECKRLGNKCSRRVYRMLMAQNGDLDTDDPEAGGRA, from the exons ATGGCGTCCTCCCAGATCCCCGTCGTCGACATCCCCGACGAcgaagacgacgacggcggcctcTTCTCCGCCGGCGCgttctcctcccctccctcctcccgcaagCGCTCCCacggctccgccgcctccaccacctccccggGGGACTTCCTCGACGCCTTCTCGCCGTCGCCTCCCCGCCAGAAGCGACCGCTGCTCGCGGCGCGGGACCCCATCGTCCTCGACGACTCCCCGTCCCCGCCGAAGCGGaggacctcctcctcctcggcccccGATCTGCCGGTCCTCGtggtggacgacgacgacgacggcctcTCGGCCCCCGATGGCATTGTTACTGAGACGCCCGATTCCGTTCTCGACCGTATCGCTTTCTCCGAGACACCGGAGACGGCTGTGCCCGGTTCTGGAAGCCCCGGCACTGTTGTCGCGGAGACCCCGGGCTTCACCTCCCCGCGCTCGGTCAGGCCACTTGCTGCCCGGGGCCTGTCGTCTGCTGCGACGGCACAAAAGTTATCTG GAGTTTTGTCTCCGATATCTCTGGACAGTGATGATGAGTCAGATGACGACACCATGCAGAGGGGGCCTTTGATCGATGTGTCAAGCAATATAGCAAATTCTGATCCTATGAGTGGACCTGGGTCAACAGTCTTTAAGGGCAAAGTGGATAGTGGGCAAGGCACAGCCACATGTACAAGGATGCCA CATCAATCAAGTGACATCACATCATTTTTATGTGATGGTGCTCAACACATTGAAGTGGAGAAAAAACAATTG GAACAGAAGAGACTGACCAAGGAGGAGAAAGCCAAACTGAtggaagaaagaaaacaaaaacgaCTG GAAGATAAACTTCACAAGCAAGCTATGAAAGATCAACTGGCTaagcagaagaagaaggacaacgaAATTAAGGAGTGGGAATCAGGGAAATTTGCTCTAAAATGTATTACTGCTGAGATAGACTCAAGTGTTGTTGGAAGTGGCTCGATTGGAG GTTGTCTTCTTTCTAGTTTAGCAGAACAAGGGCTTTCTTATAAAGTTAAGGAGAATGAAATGAAGGGTTCAATTCTGTGGAGTATGAAGATTCCTGATGATATTGCTCATGCCCTTTTTAGTCAAAATGATGACTGCAACACG AACCAAGCTTCAGCATCAGAAGTGCCATATATTTCATTTGTGCTTCAAGCTGAGGAATTTTGTGCTCGTATAAGCAATGGATCATTTTTTCatcatgttcaggaagttcgtAATAAATATCCAGGATTCACCATTTGCTACATCACTAACAAATTGATGAACTATATCAGCAAATG TGAGCAAAGTCGGTACAAAAACAATTCAATTACTTGGAAACGTCCACAGGTGGAAGAG GTTTTATGCAACTTGGCAACACACTATACCAATGTCCACTCAAGGCAGTGCATAGATGAAGCTGAAGTTGTTGAACATCTTGTTGGCTTGACATCTAATCTTGCAAAGTGCAAATTCAG GAAACCACTGACATGGTTATCAGTGCATGCTAATGGTGCAATTATTTCTAAAGGTTTCGTTGATAAAAATGTGGCTAAGAAGGATACTTG GTTGAAAGCTTTAATAGCGATTCCTGACATCCAGCCAAGATATGCAATGGCAATCAAGAAGAAGTACCCTTGTATGAGATCCCTTCTGAACGAATACATGGATCCTAATAAAACT GTTTTGGAGAAGGAACTTCTGCTTAGCGACTTGAAGTGGGAAGATCGCCTCGGTGAAGAATGCAAGAGGTTGGGGAACAAATGCTCTAGAAGGGTGTACAGAATGCTCATGGCACAAAATGGAGACTTGGATACAGATGATCCCGAAGCTGGCGGTAGAGCTTAG
- the LOC120641977 gene encoding crossover junction endonuclease EME1-like isoform X4 gives MASSQIPVVDIPDDEDDDGGLFSAGAFSSPPSSRKRSHGSAASTTSPGDFLDAFSPSPPRQKRPLLAARDPIVLDDSPSPPKRRTSSSSAPDLPVLVVDDDDDGLSAPDGIVTETPDSVLDRIAFSETPETAVPGSGSPGTVVAETPGFTSPRSVRPLAARGLSSAATAQKLSGVLSPISLDSDDESDDDTMQRGPLIDVSSNIANSDPMSGPGSTVFKGKVDSGQGTATCTRMPEQKRLTKEEKAKLMEERKQKRLEDKLHKQAMKDQLAKQKKKDNEIKEWESGKFALKCITAEIDSSVVGSGSIGGCLLSSLAEQGLSYKVKENEMKGSILWSMKIPDDIAHALFSQNDDCNTNQASASEVPYISFVLQAEEFCARISNGSFFHHVQEVRNKYPGFTICYITNKLMNYISKCEQSRYKNNSITWKRPQVEEVLCNLATHYTNVHSRQCIDEAEVVEHLVGLTSNLAKCKFRKPLTWLSVHANGAIISKGFVDKNVAKKDTWLKALIAIPDIQPRYAMAIKKKYPCMRSLLNEYMDPNKTVLEKELLLSDLKWEDRLGEECKRLGNKCSRRVYRMLMAQNGDLDTDDPEAGGRA, from the exons ATGGCGTCCTCCCAGATCCCCGTCGTCGACATCCCCGACGAcgaagacgacgacggcggcctcTTCTCCGCCGGCGCgttctcctcccctccctcctcccgcaagCGCTCCCacggctccgccgcctccaccacctccccggGGGACTTCCTCGACGCCTTCTCGCCGTCGCCTCCCCGCCAGAAGCGACCGCTGCTCGCGGCGCGGGACCCCATCGTCCTCGACGACTCCCCGTCCCCGCCGAAGCGGaggacctcctcctcctcggcccccGATCTGCCGGTCCTCGtggtggacgacgacgacgacggcctcTCGGCCCCCGATGGCATTGTTACTGAGACGCCCGATTCCGTTCTCGACCGTATCGCTTTCTCCGAGACACCGGAGACGGCTGTGCCCGGTTCTGGAAGCCCCGGCACTGTTGTCGCGGAGACCCCGGGCTTCACCTCCCCGCGCTCGGTCAGGCCACTTGCTGCCCGGGGCCTGTCGTCTGCTGCGACGGCACAAAAGTTATCTG GAGTTTTGTCTCCGATATCTCTGGACAGTGATGATGAGTCAGATGACGACACCATGCAGAGGGGGCCTTTGATCGATGTGTCAAGCAATATAGCAAATTCTGATCCTATGAGTGGACCTGGGTCAACAGTCTTTAAGGGCAAAGTGGATAGTGGGCAAGGCACAGCCACATGTACAAGGATGCCA GAACAGAAGAGACTGACCAAGGAGGAGAAAGCCAAACTGAtggaagaaagaaaacaaaaacgaCTG GAAGATAAACTTCACAAGCAAGCTATGAAAGATCAACTGGCTaagcagaagaagaaggacaacgaAATTAAGGAGTGGGAATCAGGGAAATTTGCTCTAAAATGTATTACTGCTGAGATAGACTCAAGTGTTGTTGGAAGTGGCTCGATTGGAG GTTGTCTTCTTTCTAGTTTAGCAGAACAAGGGCTTTCTTATAAAGTTAAGGAGAATGAAATGAAGGGTTCAATTCTGTGGAGTATGAAGATTCCTGATGATATTGCTCATGCCCTTTTTAGTCAAAATGATGACTGCAACACG AACCAAGCTTCAGCATCAGAAGTGCCATATATTTCATTTGTGCTTCAAGCTGAGGAATTTTGTGCTCGTATAAGCAATGGATCATTTTTTCatcatgttcaggaagttcgtAATAAATATCCAGGATTCACCATTTGCTACATCACTAACAAATTGATGAACTATATCAGCAAATG TGAGCAAAGTCGGTACAAAAACAATTCAATTACTTGGAAACGTCCACAGGTGGAAGAG GTTTTATGCAACTTGGCAACACACTATACCAATGTCCACTCAAGGCAGTGCATAGATGAAGCTGAAGTTGTTGAACATCTTGTTGGCTTGACATCTAATCTTGCAAAGTGCAAATTCAG GAAACCACTGACATGGTTATCAGTGCATGCTAATGGTGCAATTATTTCTAAAGGTTTCGTTGATAAAAATGTGGCTAAGAAGGATACTTG GTTGAAAGCTTTAATAGCGATTCCTGACATCCAGCCAAGATATGCAATGGCAATCAAGAAGAAGTACCCTTGTATGAGATCCCTTCTGAACGAATACATGGATCCTAATAAAACT GTTTTGGAGAAGGAACTTCTGCTTAGCGACTTGAAGTGGGAAGATCGCCTCGGTGAAGAATGCAAGAGGTTGGGGAACAAATGCTCTAGAAGGGTGTACAGAATGCTCATGGCACAAAATGGAGACTTGGATACAGATGATCCCGAAGCTGGCGGTAGAGCTTAG
- the LOC120641977 gene encoding crossover junction endonuclease EME1-like isoform X1: MASSQIPVVDIPDDEDDDGGLFSAGAFSSPPSSRKRSHGSAASTTSPGDFLDAFSPSPPRQKRPLLAARDPIVLDDSPSPPKRRTSSSSAPDLPVLVVDDDDDGLSAPDGIVTETPDSVLDRIAFSETPETAVPGSGSPGTVVAETPGFTSPRSVRPLAARGLSSAATAQKLSGVLSPISLDSDDESDDDTMQRGPLIDVSSNIANSDPMSGPGSTVFKGKVDSGQGTATCTRMPHQSSDITSFLCDGAQHIEVEKKQLEQKRLTKEEKAKLMEERKQKRLEDKLHKQAMKDQLAKQKKKDNEIKEWESGKFALKCITAEIDSSVVGSGSIGETGCLLSSLAEQGLSYKVKENEMKGSILWSMKIPDDIAHALFSQNDDCNTNQASASEVPYISFVLQAEEFCARISNGSFFHHVQEVRNKYPGFTICYITNKLMNYISKCEQSRYKNNSITWKRPQVEEVLCNLATHYTNVHSRQCIDEAEVVEHLVGLTSNLAKCKFRKPLTWLSVHANGAIISKGFVDKNVAKKDTWLKALIAIPDIQPRYAMAIKKKYPCMRSLLNEYMDPNKTVLEKELLLSDLKWEDRLGEECKRLGNKCSRRVYRMLMAQNGDLDTDDPEAGGRA; this comes from the exons ATGGCGTCCTCCCAGATCCCCGTCGTCGACATCCCCGACGAcgaagacgacgacggcggcctcTTCTCCGCCGGCGCgttctcctcccctccctcctcccgcaagCGCTCCCacggctccgccgcctccaccacctccccggGGGACTTCCTCGACGCCTTCTCGCCGTCGCCTCCCCGCCAGAAGCGACCGCTGCTCGCGGCGCGGGACCCCATCGTCCTCGACGACTCCCCGTCCCCGCCGAAGCGGaggacctcctcctcctcggcccccGATCTGCCGGTCCTCGtggtggacgacgacgacgacggcctcTCGGCCCCCGATGGCATTGTTACTGAGACGCCCGATTCCGTTCTCGACCGTATCGCTTTCTCCGAGACACCGGAGACGGCTGTGCCCGGTTCTGGAAGCCCCGGCACTGTTGTCGCGGAGACCCCGGGCTTCACCTCCCCGCGCTCGGTCAGGCCACTTGCTGCCCGGGGCCTGTCGTCTGCTGCGACGGCACAAAAGTTATCTG GAGTTTTGTCTCCGATATCTCTGGACAGTGATGATGAGTCAGATGACGACACCATGCAGAGGGGGCCTTTGATCGATGTGTCAAGCAATATAGCAAATTCTGATCCTATGAGTGGACCTGGGTCAACAGTCTTTAAGGGCAAAGTGGATAGTGGGCAAGGCACAGCCACATGTACAAGGATGCCA CATCAATCAAGTGACATCACATCATTTTTATGTGATGGTGCTCAACACATTGAAGTGGAGAAAAAACAATTG GAACAGAAGAGACTGACCAAGGAGGAGAAAGCCAAACTGAtggaagaaagaaaacaaaaacgaCTG GAAGATAAACTTCACAAGCAAGCTATGAAAGATCAACTGGCTaagcagaagaagaaggacaacgaAATTAAGGAGTGGGAATCAGGGAAATTTGCTCTAAAATGTATTACTGCTGAGATAGACTCAAGTGTTGTTGGAAGTGGCTCGATTGGAG AAACAGGTTGTCTTCTTTCTAGTTTAGCAGAACAAGGGCTTTCTTATAAAGTTAAGGAGAATGAAATGAAGGGTTCAATTCTGTGGAGTATGAAGATTCCTGATGATATTGCTCATGCCCTTTTTAGTCAAAATGATGACTGCAACACG AACCAAGCTTCAGCATCAGAAGTGCCATATATTTCATTTGTGCTTCAAGCTGAGGAATTTTGTGCTCGTATAAGCAATGGATCATTTTTTCatcatgttcaggaagttcgtAATAAATATCCAGGATTCACCATTTGCTACATCACTAACAAATTGATGAACTATATCAGCAAATG TGAGCAAAGTCGGTACAAAAACAATTCAATTACTTGGAAACGTCCACAGGTGGAAGAG GTTTTATGCAACTTGGCAACACACTATACCAATGTCCACTCAAGGCAGTGCATAGATGAAGCTGAAGTTGTTGAACATCTTGTTGGCTTGACATCTAATCTTGCAAAGTGCAAATTCAG GAAACCACTGACATGGTTATCAGTGCATGCTAATGGTGCAATTATTTCTAAAGGTTTCGTTGATAAAAATGTGGCTAAGAAGGATACTTG GTTGAAAGCTTTAATAGCGATTCCTGACATCCAGCCAAGATATGCAATGGCAATCAAGAAGAAGTACCCTTGTATGAGATCCCTTCTGAACGAATACATGGATCCTAATAAAACT GTTTTGGAGAAGGAACTTCTGCTTAGCGACTTGAAGTGGGAAGATCGCCTCGGTGAAGAATGCAAGAGGTTGGGGAACAAATGCTCTAGAAGGGTGTACAGAATGCTCATGGCACAAAATGGAGACTTGGATACAGATGATCCCGAAGCTGGCGGTAGAGCTTAG